The Solanum stenotomum isolate F172 unplaced genomic scaffold, ASM1918654v1 scaffold6331, whole genome shotgun sequence genome contains a region encoding:
- the LOC125852866 gene encoding uncharacterized protein LOC125852866, with amino-acid sequence MDPLNYIFQKPMPTGRLAKWQILLTEFDIIYVTRIAMKTQALADHLVENPVDGDYEPLDTYFPDEEINSVEEVDPDENQAWQLYFDGAINKKGTGIGAILISPTGQHYPATARLRFFCTNNTTEYEACIMGLNMAIYLGVQELIVLGDSDLLIRQAQGEWKTRDLKLLPTNNVWKILAKDALATLVSMLPYPGNTCITPLEIQLRDQHDYCNTVEAESDGEPWYLDIRNFLQTGKCLANSNGSQKRTIRRLASGFFLSGEILCKRTPDLNLLRCVDVEEAEKIMNEIHTGVCGQHMNGYVLAKKILRAGYYWLTMEWDCFRFVKKIHQCQIHGDLIHSPPSELHPMATPWPFVAWGMDVIEPIEPKASNGHQFILVAVDYFTKWVEAITFKEVCEQFKIVHHNFTPYRPKANGAVEAANKNIKKVLRKMVQGYHTTVRTSISATPYLLVYGTEAVIPVEVEISSLRIIVEAEIEDIEWVKTRPEQLTLIDEKRLTAVCFGQLYQQRIARAYNKKVRPRHFEVGQLVLKRILPHQEEAKGKFSSNWQGPYLIKEVLSKGALHLTDVEEKIAGIIVNADAVKRYYL; translated from the exons ATGGATCCTTTGAACTACATCTTTCAGAAGCCAATGCCAACTGGCAGACTCGCGAAATGGCAAATCTTGCTCACTGAATTTGACATTATATATGTCACTCGAATTGCAATGAAAACTCAAGCTCTGGCAGACCACTTGGTAGAGAATCCAGTCGATGGCGACTACGAACCACTGGATACATATTTTCCAGATGAAGAGATTAACTCAGTTGAAGAAGTAGATCCAGATGAAAATCAGGCCTGGCAATTATACTTTGATGGAGCAATCAACAAAAAAGGCACAGGGATTGGGGCAATTCTCATATCGCCCACAGGACAGCATTACCCTGCAACAGCTCGACTTCGTTTCTTCTGTACAAATAACACAACagagtatgaagcttgcatcaTGGGTCTAAATATGGCAATATATTTGGGTGTGCAAGAATTGATTGTGTTGGGAGATTCTGATTTGCTTATTAGGCAAGCTCAAGGCGAATGGAAAACTCGAGACCTCAAGCTTCTTCCTACAAACAATGTGTGGAAGATCTTAGCAAAAG ATGCCTTGGCTACTTTGGTCTCAATGCTTCCATATCCTGGAAACACTTGTATTACTCCCTTGGAAATTCAACTTCGGGACCAACATGACTATTGTAACACTGTGGAAGCAGAATCAGATGGTGAGCCGTGGTACCTAGACATCAGGAATTTCTTGCAAACAGGGAAATGTCTGGCAAATTCCAATGGAAGCCAAAAAAGAACTATTAGACGTCTGGCTAGTGGTTTCTTTTTGAGCGGGGAAATTTTATGTAAACGCACCCCAGATCTGAACTTATTGAGATGTGTGGATGTTGAAGAAGCCGAGAAGATCATGAATGAAATACATACTGGGGTATGTGGACAACACATGAATGGATATGTCCTTGCGAAAAAGATACTCCGAGCAGGATATTACTGGCTTACCATGGAATGGGATTGCTTTCGCTTTgtgaaaaaaattcatcaatgTCAAATTCATGGTGATCTCATTCATTCACCTCCTTCAGAGTTGCACCCCATGGCTACTCCTTGGCCCTTTGTTGCATGGGGAATGGATGTCATCGAACCAATTGAGCCAAAAGCTTCTAATGGACATCAATTTATTTTGGTCGCAGTCGATTACTTTACTAAATGGGTAGAGGCAATCACTTTCAAG GAGGTATGTGAGCAGTTCAAAATTGTGCATCACAATTTTACTCCATACCGACCAAAGGCTAACGGAGCTGTGGAGGCAGCCAATAAGAATATCAAAAAGGTTCTCAGGAAAATGGTTCAAG GATATCACACAACAGTGCGCACCTCGATTAGTGCAACTCCTTATTTGCTAGTGTATGGGACTGAGGCTGTGATACCAGTGGAAGTTGAAATTTCATCTCTTCGAATTATTGTCGAGGCTGAAATTGAAGATATTGAATGGGTCAAAACCCGACCAGAACAGCTCACATTAATAGATGAGAAGCGATTGACGGCCGTCTGTTTTGGTCAGCTTTATCAGCAAAGGATAGCTCGTGCATACAACAAAAAGGTGCGCCCTAGACACTTTGAAGTAGGTCAACTGGTCTTAAAGCGCATTCTCCCGCACCAAGAAGAGGCCAAGGGAAAGTTTTCCTCAAATTGGCAAGGTCCATATCTTATCAAGGAGGTGTTGTCCAAAGGAGCCTTACACCTTACTGATGTGGAGGAAAAAATCGCAGGCATAATTGTTAATGCGGACGCAGTCAAAAGATACTACCTCTAA